One Pseudonocardia sediminis DNA window includes the following coding sequences:
- a CDS encoding SIS domain-containing protein, with the protein MSPVLDDTLLADPGELASRDTTGVLRAAATAGAQVRSTVHAAAEAGLDSLRGHRPRALVLLRRPGVSGAVADLVTALLGPRCPVPVVLADAVPGWIGPLDVVIAHTTSDSDPELAESVAVAVRRGAEVVLSAPDTGPVAAAGAGRARLVEPRIPVPDGLGFAHVLTTMLVAVTEMELLEPSPAAGLEALADAMDAEAERCQPGHEPFVNPAKQLALRLAEHTPLLWGTDPVATAVARHGAVALGTQAGVVGHAADLVQAGTESGLCRAVDLGEAEHDVFRDPFDDPPGNEAPPPRLVLLGTGEEDPQQVSRRRLGRGWPSADLAHPIEEVPRGTRDAPLLRAAVLAARFDIAAVYLGLATNATERT; encoded by the coding sequence GTGAGCCCGGTGCTCGACGACACGCTCCTGGCCGACCCGGGCGAGCTGGCCTCCCGCGACACCACCGGTGTGCTCCGCGCCGCCGCGACGGCCGGGGCCCAGGTCCGCTCGACCGTGCACGCCGCCGCCGAGGCGGGTCTGGACTCGCTGCGCGGGCACCGTCCGCGCGCGCTGGTGCTGCTGCGCCGCCCCGGCGTCTCCGGTGCCGTCGCCGACCTGGTGACGGCACTGCTCGGCCCGCGCTGCCCGGTCCCGGTCGTGCTGGCCGACGCCGTCCCGGGCTGGATCGGGCCGCTCGACGTCGTCATCGCCCACACCACCTCCGACAGCGACCCCGAGCTCGCCGAGTCCGTCGCCGTGGCCGTGCGCCGCGGCGCCGAGGTCGTGCTCTCCGCGCCGGACACCGGCCCGGTCGCGGCGGCCGGTGCCGGCCGGGCCCGACTGGTCGAGCCGCGGATCCCCGTGCCCGACGGCCTCGGGTTCGCCCACGTCCTGACGACGATGCTCGTCGCGGTCACCGAGATGGAGCTGCTCGAGCCGTCCCCGGCGGCCGGGCTCGAGGCCCTGGCCGACGCGATGGACGCCGAGGCCGAGCGCTGCCAGCCCGGGCACGAGCCCTTCGTCAACCCGGCGAAGCAGCTGGCCCTACGCCTGGCCGAGCACACCCCGCTGCTGTGGGGCACCGACCCGGTGGCCACCGCCGTGGCCCGCCACGGCGCGGTCGCGCTGGGTACCCAGGCCGGGGTCGTCGGGCACGCGGCGGACTTGGTCCAGGCCGGGACCGAGAGCGGGCTGTGCCGCGCGGTCGACCTCGGCGAGGCCGAGCACGACGTGTTCCGCGACCCCTTCGACGACCCGCCCGGCAACGAGGCCCCGCCTCCGCGTCTGGTGCTCCTGGGCACCGGCGAGGAGGATCCGCAGCAGGTCAGCCGGCGTCGTCTGGGCCGGGGGTGGCCGAGCGCCGACCTCGCGCACCCGATCGAGGAGGTGCCGCGCGGCACCCGGGACGCACCGCTGCTGCGCGCGGCCGTGCTCGCGGCACGGTTCGACATCGCCGCGGTGTATCTCGGCCTGGCGACGAACGCGACCGAACGGACCTGA
- a CDS encoding metallopeptidase family protein — MSTAHRVLRRAPRRRDRRGRGLRGMMFPVTTPAFRTRAERFDAKVLEALEPIESRWGPELTDLDLAVDDVPAVESTSPDEVVWGSGVLADVGVPLAHLVPAGVDHSGMPTRARIVLYRRPLEARARDGEDLADLVHEVLVEQVAEYLNIEPDAVDGGGD, encoded by the coding sequence GTGTCCACTGCACATCGCGTGCTCCGCCGCGCCCCTCGCCGCCGGGATCGCCGCGGCCGGGGGCTGCGCGGGATGATGTTCCCGGTCACCACGCCCGCGTTCCGGACACGGGCCGAACGGTTCGACGCGAAGGTGCTCGAGGCGCTGGAGCCGATCGAGTCCCGCTGGGGGCCCGAGCTCACCGACCTGGACCTGGCCGTCGACGACGTGCCGGCCGTGGAGAGCACGTCGCCGGACGAGGTCGTGTGGGGATCGGGCGTGCTCGCCGACGTCGGGGTGCCGCTCGCGCACCTGGTCCCGGCCGGTGTCGACCACTCCGGGATGCCGACGCGGGCCCGGATCGTGCTCTACCGCCGCCCGCTCGAGGCGCGGGCGCGCGACGGCGAGGACCTGGCCGACCTGGTGCACGAGGTGCTCGTCGAGCAGGTCGCCGAGTACCTCAACATCGAGCCGGACGCGGTCGACGGCGGCGGCGACTAG
- a CDS encoding NUDIX hydrolase, whose protein sequence is MVAPATAAAELSAWTPAGEAQLALREALLAFLAARPDDGCDRASVPGHLTASALVLDATGEHTLLTLHPRVGRWIQLGGHCEPGDATLRDAALREATEESGMTGLEIAEHPLHVDVHPVTCSLGVPTRHLDVRYLVRAPAGARPTISDESLDLAWWPVDALPADSDTVATMVAAARS, encoded by the coding sequence GTGGTAGCCCCGGCCACCGCGGCCGCGGAGCTGTCGGCCTGGACGCCCGCCGGCGAGGCCCAGCTCGCGTTGCGGGAGGCGCTGCTGGCGTTCCTGGCCGCGCGCCCGGACGACGGCTGCGACCGCGCGTCGGTTCCCGGGCACCTGACCGCCTCGGCGCTCGTCCTCGACGCCACCGGCGAGCACACGCTGCTGACCCTGCACCCCCGCGTCGGGCGCTGGATCCAGCTCGGCGGGCACTGCGAGCCCGGTGACGCGACGTTGCGCGACGCGGCCCTGCGGGAGGCGACCGAGGAGTCCGGGATGACCGGTCTGGAGATCGCCGAGCACCCGCTGCACGTCGACGTGCACCCGGTGACGTGCTCGCTCGGCGTCCCGACGCGGCACCTCGACGTCCGGTACCTGGTGCGCGCCCCGGCCGGGGCGCGGCCGACGATCAGCGACGAGTCGCTCGACCTGGCCTGGTGGCCGGTGGACGCCCTGCCGGCGGACAGCGACACCGTCGCCACGATGGTCGCCGCCGCGCGCTCCTGA
- the cofD gene encoding 2-phospho-L-lactate transferase, translating to MKVTVLVGGVGGARFLMGVKSALGLPPVGAGPEGHPHSVDAVVNVGDDIWLHGLRVCPDLDTCMYTLGGGIDTEKGWGRSSETWSVSEELAAYGADPLWFGLGDRDVATHLVRTRMLRAGYPLSQVTEALCHRWEPGVRLLPATDDRVETHVVIDNPDAGGEDAPPQVAIHFQEWWIRHKAGPPAHRFASVGADAANILPDARSAIADADVVLVAPSNPVVSIGTIIAVPGVAQALVATPAKIVGLSPIVGGRPVRGMADACLAALGVETSAEGVGRHYGGRGQGGLLDGYLVHTGDTAEVPGAEVREVPLLMTDTDATAEMARRAFELAGTPVD from the coding sequence GTGAAGGTCACCGTACTGGTCGGCGGGGTCGGCGGGGCCCGCTTCCTGATGGGCGTCAAGTCCGCGCTCGGGCTCCCCCCGGTGGGTGCCGGGCCCGAGGGCCACCCGCACTCCGTCGACGCCGTGGTCAACGTCGGCGACGACATCTGGCTGCACGGCCTGAGGGTCTGCCCCGATCTCGACACCTGCATGTACACCCTCGGCGGCGGCATCGACACCGAGAAGGGCTGGGGCCGGTCGTCGGAGACGTGGTCGGTGAGCGAGGAGCTCGCCGCCTACGGTGCCGACCCGCTGTGGTTCGGCCTCGGCGACCGCGACGTCGCCACGCACCTGGTGCGGACCCGGATGCTGCGCGCCGGCTACCCGTTGTCGCAGGTCACCGAGGCGCTGTGTCACCGCTGGGAGCCGGGCGTGCGGCTGCTGCCGGCCACCGACGACCGGGTCGAGACCCACGTCGTGATCGACAACCCGGACGCGGGCGGCGAGGACGCGCCTCCGCAGGTGGCGATCCACTTCCAGGAGTGGTGGATCCGGCACAAGGCCGGGCCGCCCGCGCACCGGTTCGCCTCGGTCGGCGCGGATGCCGCGAACATCCTCCCGGACGCCCGCTCCGCGATCGCCGACGCCGACGTCGTGCTCGTCGCCCCGTCCAACCCGGTCGTCTCGATCGGCACGATCATCGCCGTCCCCGGCGTGGCCCAGGCCCTCGTGGCGACGCCGGCGAAGATCGTCGGGCTGTCGCCGATCGTCGGCGGACGCCCGGTGCGCGGGATGGCCGACGCGTGCCTGGCCGCGCTGGGCGTCGAGACCAGCGCCGAAGGCGTCGGGCGGCACTACGGCGGGCGTGGGCAGGGCGGCCTGCTCGACGGCTACCTGGTGCACACCGGCGACACCGCCGAGGTCCCGGGCGCGGAGGTCCGCGAGGTCCCGCTGCTGATGACCGACACCGACGCGACCGCCGAGATGGCGCGCCGGGCGTTCGAGCTGGCCGGAACTCCCGTTGACTGA
- a CDS encoding site-2 protease family protein, which translates to MLCVVAAGAQSEALAITGIVLVVLGGWAVSLCLHEFGHAIVAYRGGDTSVAQKGYLTLDFRRYTDVGYSFVLPLIILLIGGIPLPGGAVWINHWAIRSRAWRSAMSVAGPAMNLLLGIVLTALVITVSMPLVLAAALSALALFQVIAFVLNILPIPGLDGYGALEPYLPASAQRLGQQVRPWAPLVLLGLILFVPGVSSAFFSGALSLFGAVGGDTALASTGYSALFFWR; encoded by the coding sequence GTGCTCTGCGTAGTCGCGGCCGGCGCGCAGTCGGAGGCGCTGGCGATCACCGGGATCGTGCTGGTCGTGCTCGGTGGATGGGCCGTCTCGCTGTGCCTGCACGAGTTCGGGCACGCGATCGTCGCCTACCGCGGCGGCGACACCTCCGTCGCCCAGAAGGGCTACCTGACGCTCGACTTCCGGCGATACACCGATGTGGGTTACTCGTTCGTCCTGCCCCTGATCATTCTTCTGATCGGCGGCATCCCGCTGCCCGGCGGCGCCGTGTGGATCAACCACTGGGCGATCCGCTCGCGCGCCTGGCGGTCGGCGATGTCGGTGGCCGGTCCGGCGATGAACCTGCTCCTCGGGATCGTGCTGACGGCCCTGGTGATCACCGTCTCGATGCCCCTGGTGCTCGCGGCCGCGCTCTCGGCGCTGGCCTTGTTCCAGGTGATCGCGTTCGTGCTGAACATCCTGCCGATCCCCGGCCTGGACGGCTACGGCGCGCTGGAGCCCTACCTGCCGGCCTCGGCGCAGCGGCTGGGCCAGCAGGTGCGGCCGTGGGCGCCGCTCGTGCTGCTCGGGCTCATCCTGTTCGTGCCGGGTGTGAGCTCGGCGTTCTTCTCCGGGGCGCTGAGCCTGTTCGGCGCCGTCGGCGGGGACACAGCGCTCGCCTCCACCGGCTACAGCGCCCTGTTCTTCTGGCGCTGA
- the manA gene encoding mannose-6-phosphate isomerase, class I: MELLENPVRSYAWGSRTVIAELLGQPVPSPHPQAELWLGAHPAASSTVRRRSGDDARLSDVVSADPAGVLGPDRHERWSGKLPFLLKVLAADEPLSLQAHPSLAQASDGYTRENAAGIALDAPDRNYRDANHKPELICALTEFSALVGFREPERTLELLAALAVPELDGYAELLAGQPCPDGLRALFTTWITLPQVLLDTLVPALQDGAVRLAQADTGFRDDARTLLELSERYPGDAGVLAALLLNRVTLAPGQAMYLPAGNLHAYLSGAGIELMANSDNVLRGGLTPKHVDVPELLRVLDFTAPPPPVRSGAPDGDWLRYDTPAEEFLLRRWEVSERAKVPVPGSGARIMLCTAGSAVATGPSGTLTLDRGVAVFLGDADTGVEVCAGESGAHVFLAGDGL, from the coding sequence GTGGAGCTGCTGGAGAACCCGGTGCGGTCCTACGCCTGGGGCTCGCGGACGGTGATCGCCGAGCTGCTCGGGCAGCCGGTGCCGTCGCCGCACCCGCAGGCCGAGCTGTGGCTCGGCGCGCACCCGGCCGCGTCGTCGACGGTGCGCCGCCGGTCCGGGGACGACGCCCGGCTCAGTGACGTCGTGTCCGCCGACCCGGCCGGGGTGCTCGGCCCCGACCGTCACGAGCGCTGGTCGGGCAAGCTCCCGTTCCTGCTCAAGGTGCTGGCCGCCGACGAGCCGCTGAGCCTGCAGGCGCACCCCAGCCTGGCGCAGGCCTCCGACGGGTACACCCGCGAGAACGCCGCCGGGATCGCGCTGGACGCACCGGACCGCAACTACCGCGACGCCAACCACAAGCCCGAGCTGATCTGCGCGCTCACCGAGTTCTCCGCGCTCGTCGGGTTCCGCGAGCCCGAACGCACCCTGGAGCTCCTCGCCGCCCTCGCCGTCCCGGAGCTGGACGGCTACGCCGAGCTGCTGGCCGGGCAGCCGTGCCCGGACGGGCTGCGCGCGCTGTTCACCACCTGGATCACGCTGCCGCAGGTGCTGCTGGACACGCTCGTCCCGGCGCTGCAGGACGGTGCGGTGCGGCTGGCGCAGGCCGACACCGGGTTCCGCGACGACGCCCGCACCCTGCTCGAGCTCTCCGAGCGCTACCCCGGTGACGCCGGCGTCCTCGCCGCGCTGCTGCTCAACCGGGTCACCCTCGCCCCGGGGCAGGCGATGTACCTGCCGGCCGGCAACCTGCACGCCTACCTCTCGGGTGCGGGGATCGAGCTGATGGCGAACTCGGACAACGTGCTGCGCGGCGGGCTGACGCCCAAGCACGTCGACGTCCCGGAGCTGCTGCGCGTCCTGGACTTCACCGCGCCCCCGCCGCCGGTGCGCTCCGGCGCGCCGGACGGGGACTGGCTGCGCTACGACACCCCGGCCGAGGAGTTCCTGCTGCGACGCTGGGAGGTCTCCGAACGGGCGAAGGTGCCGGTGCCCGGCAGCGGAGCGCGGATCATGCTGTGCACGGCCGGCAGCGCGGTCGCGACGGGACCGTCGGGCACGCTGACCCTGGACCGCGGCGTCGCGGTGTTCCTCGGCGACGCCGACACCGGTGTCGAGGTCTGCGCGGGCGAGTCCGGCGCCCACGTGTTCCTGGCCGGCGACGGGCTCTGA
- a CDS encoding Trm112 family protein: MAVQLDPQLLEILACPCDEHAPLRVGSPDDPSADVLTCSSCGRRFPVVDGIPVLLLEEALPVGGTAPRDDG; the protein is encoded by the coding sequence GTGGCCGTACAGCTCGACCCCCAGCTGCTCGAGATCCTGGCGTGTCCGTGCGACGAGCACGCCCCGCTGCGGGTGGGCAGTCCGGACGACCCGTCGGCCGACGTGCTGACGTGCAGCTCGTGCGGCCGCCGTTTCCCCGTGGTGGACGGGATCCCGGTGCTGCTGCTGGAAGAGGCCCTGCCGGTCGGCGGCACGGCTCCCCGGGACGACGGGTGA
- a CDS encoding coenzyme F420-0:L-glutamate ligase, translating into MTDPIAAAFPDHASTGGLTILPIPGLPEFRPGDDLAAALADAAPWLADGDVLVVTSKIVSKVEGRLVPAPEDPDERDVLRRKLVDQETERILARRGKTLIVAGKLGIVQAAAGIDGSNVRRDELALLPADPDASAAALRGALRERLGIDVAVVVTDTMGRTWRIGQTDMAIGSSGVPVLHRYGGAVDAQGNDLLVTEIALADELAAAADLVKGKLGAVPVAVVRGMHPADDGSGARELVRSVDEDMFWLGTEEAIGRGRREAVLLRRSTRDFDDEVPVDPDALRRAVGVALTAPAPHHSTPFRFVWLRDPARRTALLDAMRERWTADLTADGRPADEIERRLARGDLLRRAPELVLPFRTDEGTHDYPDAARSAAERDMFTVAGGAAVQSLLVALAAEGLASCWVGSTIFVPDLVREHLGVDDGWQPLGAVAVGTPVEPLVPRPPRDPAQGLLEW; encoded by the coding sequence TTGACTGATCCGATCGCGGCCGCGTTCCCCGACCACGCCAGCACCGGCGGGCTGACGATCCTGCCGATCCCCGGGCTGCCCGAGTTCCGTCCCGGCGACGACCTGGCCGCCGCCCTCGCCGACGCCGCGCCCTGGCTCGCCGACGGCGACGTCCTCGTCGTCACCAGTAAGATCGTGTCCAAGGTGGAGGGACGCCTGGTCCCCGCCCCGGAGGACCCCGACGAGCGCGACGTGCTGCGCCGCAAGCTCGTCGACCAGGAGACCGAGCGGATCCTGGCCCGGCGCGGCAAGACGCTGATCGTGGCCGGAAAGCTCGGCATCGTGCAGGCCGCCGCCGGGATCGACGGCTCCAACGTGCGCCGCGACGAGCTGGCCCTGCTCCCGGCCGACCCGGACGCCAGCGCCGCGGCCCTGCGCGGGGCGCTGCGCGAGCGTCTCGGGATCGACGTCGCCGTCGTCGTCACCGACACCATGGGCCGGACGTGGCGGATCGGGCAGACCGACATGGCGATCGGCTCGTCCGGCGTGCCGGTGCTGCACCGCTACGGCGGCGCCGTAGACGCCCAGGGCAACGACCTGCTCGTCACCGAGATCGCGCTGGCCGACGAGCTGGCCGCGGCCGCGGACCTGGTCAAGGGCAAGCTCGGCGCCGTGCCGGTCGCCGTCGTGCGCGGCATGCACCCCGCCGACGACGGCTCCGGCGCGCGCGAGCTGGTCCGCTCCGTCGACGAGGACATGTTCTGGCTCGGCACCGAGGAGGCGATCGGGCGCGGACGCCGGGAGGCGGTGCTGCTGCGCCGCAGCACCCGCGACTTCGACGACGAGGTCCCGGTCGATCCGGACGCGCTGCGCCGCGCCGTCGGCGTCGCGCTGACCGCCCCCGCGCCGCACCACTCGACGCCGTTCCGCTTCGTCTGGCTGCGCGACCCTGCGCGCCGGACCGCGTTGCTGGACGCCATGCGGGAGCGCTGGACCGCGGACCTGACCGCGGACGGGCGTCCCGCCGACGAGATCGAACGCCGGCTGGCCCGCGGCGACCTGCTGCGCCGGGCCCCGGAGCTGGTCCTCCCGTTCCGCACCGACGAGGGCACGCACGACTATCCGGACGCCGCCCGCTCCGCCGCCGAGCGGGACATGTTCACCGTCGCCGGGGGAGCGGCCGTGCAGTCGCTGCTGGTCGCCCTCGCCGCCGAGGGCCTGGCGTCGTGCTGGGTCGGCTCGACGATCTTCGTCCCGGATCTGGTGCGCGAGCATCTCGGCGTGGACGACGGCTGGCAGCCGCTCGGCGCCGTCGCGGTCGGGACGCCGGTGGAGCCGCTCGTCCCGCGCCCGCCGCGGGACCCGGCGCAGGGCCTGCTCGAGTGGTAG
- a CDS encoding phosphomannomutase/phosphoglucomutase: MPDLSAIVKAYDIRGVVGEQLDEGTARALGGAMARLVAADDPAPRAVVVGRDMRDSSPSLAAAFADGVTGQGLDVVDIGLASTDMLYYAAGSLDLPGAMFTASHNPAKYNGIKLCRAGATPIGQDSGLATIRETAEAGVPEGPGGGSVETRDMLAGYADYLRSLVDLSGLRELTVVVDAGNGMGGHTVPTVFDGLPIRVVPLYFELDGDFPNHEANPLDPANLVDLQKAVVAEGADLGLAFDGDADRCFAVDERGEAVSPSAITGLVAARELARVAADGETDVAIIHNLITSRAVPEIVAERGGRAVRTRVGHSFIKATMAETGAVFGGEHSAHYYFRDFWKADSGMLAALHVLAALGEYRGADPAAPLSGLMAAYERYAASGEINSTVTDQAARVAEIERIYGARDGVELDTLDGLTVSLPDGSWFNLRASNTEPLLRLNVEAADAGAVAALRDEVLDVVRA; encoded by the coding sequence GTGCCTGACCTGTCGGCGATCGTGAAGGCCTACGACATCCGTGGTGTCGTGGGCGAGCAGCTCGACGAGGGCACCGCGCGTGCGCTGGGTGGGGCGATGGCCCGCCTGGTCGCGGCGGACGACCCGGCCCCGCGGGCGGTCGTCGTCGGACGCGACATGCGCGACTCGTCGCCGTCGCTCGCCGCCGCGTTCGCCGACGGCGTCACCGGGCAGGGCCTCGACGTCGTCGACATCGGTCTGGCCAGCACGGACATGCTCTACTACGCGGCCGGCTCGCTCGACCTGCCCGGCGCGATGTTCACCGCCAGCCACAACCCGGCGAAGTACAACGGGATCAAGCTGTGCCGCGCCGGGGCGACCCCGATCGGGCAGGACAGCGGCCTGGCCACGATCCGGGAGACCGCGGAGGCCGGCGTACCGGAGGGACCGGGCGGCGGCTCGGTCGAGACCCGGGACATGCTCGCCGGGTACGCCGACTACCTGCGCTCGCTCGTCGACCTGTCCGGGCTGCGCGAGCTGACCGTCGTCGTCGACGCCGGCAACGGCATGGGCGGGCACACCGTCCCGACCGTGTTCGACGGGCTACCGATCCGCGTCGTCCCGCTCTACTTCGAGCTCGACGGCGACTTCCCCAACCACGAGGCCAACCCGCTGGACCCGGCGAACCTGGTGGACCTGCAGAAGGCCGTCGTCGCCGAGGGCGCCGACCTGGGCCTGGCCTTCGACGGCGACGCCGACCGCTGCTTCGCCGTCGACGAGCGCGGTGAGGCCGTGAGCCCGAGCGCCATCACCGGGCTGGTCGCCGCCCGCGAGCTGGCCCGGGTCGCCGCCGACGGCGAGACCGACGTCGCGATCATCCACAACCTGATCACCTCGCGCGCCGTGCCGGAGATCGTCGCCGAGCGCGGTGGGCGCGCGGTGCGCACCCGCGTCGGGCACTCGTTCATCAAGGCGACGATGGCCGAGACCGGCGCCGTCTTCGGCGGCGAGCACTCCGCGCACTACTACTTCCGCGACTTCTGGAAGGCCGACTCCGGCATGCTGGCCGCGCTGCACGTGCTGGCCGCTCTCGGCGAGTACCGGGGCGCCGACCCGGCCGCGCCGCTGTCCGGGCTGATGGCCGCCTACGAGCGCTACGCCGCGTCCGGCGAGATCAACTCTACGGTGACCGACCAGGCCGCGCGCGTGGCCGAGATCGAGCGCATCTACGGCGCCCGCGACGGCGTCGAGCTCGACACCCTGGACGGGCTGACGGTCTCGCTGCCGGACGGCTCGTGGTTCAACCTGCGCGCGTCGAACACCGAGCCGCTGCTGCGGCTCAACGTCGAGGCGGCCGACGCCGGCGCCGTCGCGGCGCTGCGGGACGAGGTCCTGGACGTCGTCCGGGCGTGA
- a CDS encoding DUF3499 domain-containing protein: MRRCSRTGCTELAVATLTYVYADSTAVVGPLATQAEPHSYDLCTPHAHNLTAPRGWEVVRFEGEFTPQQHAAEDLTALADAVREAGRVDRPVEIVAGAGTTGRRGHLRVLPTPADDQ, encoded by the coding sequence GTGCGGAGATGTTCACGGACGGGCTGCACCGAGCTCGCCGTCGCCACGCTCACCTATGTCTACGCCGATTCCACGGCCGTCGTCGGGCCGCTCGCCACGCAGGCCGAGCCGCACTCCTACGACCTCTGCACCCCGCACGCGCACAACCTGACCGCGCCGCGCGGCTGGGAGGTCGTCCGGTTCGAGGGCGAGTTCACCCCGCAGCAGCACGCGGCCGAGGACCTCACCGCGCTCGCCGACGCGGTACGCGAGGCGGGCAGGGTGGACCGGCCGGTGGAGATCGTCGCCGGCGCCGGGACGACGGGACGGCGCGGGCACCTGCGGGTCCTGCCCACCCCGGCCGACGACCAGTAG
- a CDS encoding DNA-3-methyladenine glycosylase family protein: MAQPDPAGRTGRPVEREWLPPFVLDLYGVLSPLRRGRGDPTWRTVADGATIWRVSTTPQGPATLAIRRRADGTVRATGWGPGAAWEIDGLPSLLGADDDPSSFTAYHPIVADARRRMPGMRLGSTRRIWDTLLPAILEQKVTGTEARRSFRELCRRFGAPAPGPEGVVPAGMRVPPTPARIRAVPDWEWHRAGVDHARRRAILHCAVVAHRLERAAELRGEEGRQLLRRVPGIGVWTAAEVAQRAWGDPDAVSFGDFHVPNTVGHALLGHDLDDVGMLEVLAPYVPQRQRAVRYIEASGFRRPRFGPRFSPRDYRDM; the protein is encoded by the coding sequence GTGGCACAGCCCGATCCCGCCGGGCGAACCGGACGTCCGGTCGAGCGTGAGTGGCTCCCGCCGTTCGTCCTCGACCTCTACGGCGTGCTGTCCCCGCTGCGTCGCGGACGCGGCGACCCGACGTGGCGCACGGTCGCCGACGGCGCCACGATCTGGCGGGTCTCCACCACCCCGCAGGGCCCGGCGACGCTGGCGATCCGCCGCCGCGCCGACGGCACCGTCCGGGCCACCGGCTGGGGTCCGGGCGCGGCGTGGGAGATCGACGGGCTGCCGTCGCTGCTCGGCGCCGACGACGACCCGTCGTCGTTCACCGCGTACCACCCGATCGTCGCCGACGCCCGGCGGCGGATGCCCGGCATGCGCCTCGGCTCGACGCGCCGGATCTGGGACACACTGCTGCCGGCGATCCTGGAGCAGAAGGTCACCGGAACCGAGGCGCGCCGCTCGTTCCGCGAGCTGTGCCGCCGCTTCGGCGCCCCGGCGCCCGGGCCCGAGGGCGTCGTCCCGGCCGGGATGCGGGTGCCGCCGACCCCGGCCCGGATCCGCGCCGTGCCGGACTGGGAGTGGCACCGTGCCGGCGTCGACCACGCGCGGCGCCGCGCGATCCTGCACTGCGCCGTCGTCGCGCACCGCCTGGAACGGGCCGCCGAGCTGCGCGGCGAGGAGGGGCGGCAGCTGCTGCGGCGCGTCCCGGGCATCGGGGTGTGGACAGCGGCCGAGGTCGCGCAGCGCGCCTGGGGCGACCCGGACGCGGTCAGCTTCGGTGACTTCCACGTCCCGAACACGGTCGGGCACGCGCTGCTCGGGCACGACCTCGACGACGTCGGGATGCTCGAGGTGCTCGCGCCCTACGTCCCGCAGCGCCAGCGCGCCGTGCGCTACATCGAGGCGTCCGGTTTCCGGCGCCCGCGGTTCGGGCCGCGCTTCTCCCCGCGCGACTACCGCGACATGTGA
- a CDS encoding WhiB family transcriptional regulator — protein MLQLRDLLEESSGEEIPDWQERALCAQTDPEAFFPEKGGSTREAKRICSGCEVRAECLEYALAQDERFGIWGGLSERERRRLRRAAV, from the coding sequence GTGCTGCAGCTGCGTGATCTTCTGGAGGAGTCCTCGGGAGAGGAGATCCCGGACTGGCAGGAGCGTGCGCTCTGCGCCCAGACGGATCCCGAGGCGTTCTTCCCGGAGAAGGGTGGTTCCACCCGGGAGGCCAAGCGCATCTGCTCCGGCTGCGAGGTCCGGGCCGAATGCCTGGAGTACGCGCTGGCGCAGGACGAGCGCTTCGGCATCTGGGGCGGGCTGTCCGAGCGGGAACGCCGCCGGTTGCGTCGCGCCGCCGTCTGA